From Cellulomonas fimi ATCC 484, a single genomic window includes:
- a CDS encoding adenylyltransferase/cytidyltransferase family protein, protein MARIVGYAPGAYDLFHVGHLNILRHAKRRCDYLIAGVVADEVLELTKGRRPIIPLAERMEILRHISYVDEVVAEVQPDKVETWRSVGFDVIFKGDDWRGTPKGDRLERDFAAVGVEVIYFPYTVHTSSTALRRALAAIDGPEELVASEVG, encoded by the coding sequence ATGGCACGCATCGTGGGGTACGCACCCGGCGCGTACGACCTGTTCCACGTCGGGCACCTGAACATCCTGCGGCACGCCAAGCGGCGCTGCGACTACCTGATCGCAGGCGTCGTCGCGGACGAGGTCCTGGAGCTGACGAAGGGCCGGCGCCCGATCATCCCGCTCGCGGAGCGCATGGAGATCCTGCGGCACATCTCCTACGTCGACGAGGTCGTCGCCGAGGTCCAGCCCGACAAGGTCGAGACGTGGCGCAGCGTGGGCTTCGACGTCATCTTCAAGGGCGACGACTGGCGCGGGACCCCCAAGGGCGACCGGCTCGAGCGCGACTTCGCTGCGGTCGGCGTCGAGGTCATCTACTTCCCGTACACCGTGCACACGTCGAGCACGGCGCTGCGCCGGGCGCTCGCGGCGATCGACGGCCCCGAGGAGCTCGTCGCGTCCGAGGTCGGCTGA
- a CDS encoding polysaccharide biosynthesis tyrosine autokinase encodes MEPAEYLAALRKHWLVILLLSVLGFGAGYAYSTSLPSSFRATSSVYVTVPQSSSVGELVQGSTYAQNRIENYAQLATKPYVLDPVIERLGLDTTGRSLAKSVSVSAPLNSTILEIAAVSGDPQRSADIANAVARQLATAVEELEGDTSDGDPNVQITLVGEATPPSFAFAPNTKLNAATGLVLGGIAGVVLALARTLLDTRIRSMRDLRRVTATPVLSSVRYDRKNRRDPLVIRRDPFGDQAEAFRRLRTNLRFLTIEGPSRSIVVTSSLPTEGKSTAAINLAIAMAEGNARILLVDADLRRPSVHRYLGIEGAVGLTTVLIGEATAEEVIQPWGDGSLDVLPAGQIPPNPSELLDSPAMARLLQRLSLRYDVILLDSAPLLPVTDAAVLSRLTDGALVVVGCRAVHRNQLADALASLEAVDARVLGLLLNQVSAKASGSILTYGSTPQATARAWSLPGRPNRRGARADGSAARPGAPTAPAQPPVAPVPAARTEDVPQPRPVVLASADERLLPGRELSGLDDLELPEPRPHVQERGAHASWL; translated from the coding sequence ATGGAGCCGGCCGAGTACCTCGCCGCACTGCGCAAGCACTGGCTGGTCATCCTGCTGCTGTCCGTCCTCGGGTTCGGGGCCGGCTACGCCTACTCCACGTCGCTCCCGTCGAGCTTCCGCGCCACGTCCAGCGTCTACGTCACGGTCCCGCAGAGCAGCTCCGTGGGTGAGCTCGTGCAGGGCTCCACCTACGCGCAGAACCGCATCGAGAACTACGCGCAGCTCGCGACCAAGCCCTACGTCCTCGACCCGGTGATCGAGCGGCTCGGGCTCGACACGACCGGCCGCTCGCTCGCGAAGTCGGTGAGCGTGTCCGCCCCGCTCAACTCGACGATCCTCGAGATCGCGGCCGTCAGCGGCGACCCGCAGCGCTCCGCCGACATCGCGAACGCGGTCGCCCGCCAGCTCGCGACAGCCGTCGAGGAGCTCGAGGGCGACACGAGCGACGGCGACCCGAACGTGCAGATCACGCTCGTGGGCGAGGCGACGCCCCCGTCGTTCGCGTTCGCCCCCAACACCAAGCTCAACGCGGCGACAGGGCTCGTCCTCGGCGGGATCGCGGGCGTCGTGCTCGCGCTCGCGCGCACGCTCCTCGACACCCGCATCCGCTCCATGCGAGACCTGCGCCGGGTGACCGCCACCCCGGTCCTGTCGTCCGTGCGGTACGACCGCAAGAACCGGCGCGACCCGCTCGTCATCCGCCGCGACCCGTTCGGCGACCAGGCCGAGGCGTTCCGCCGGCTGCGCACCAACCTGCGGTTCCTCACCATCGAGGGCCCGAGCCGGTCGATCGTCGTGACGTCGTCGCTGCCCACCGAGGGCAAGTCGACCGCGGCGATCAACCTCGCGATCGCGATGGCCGAGGGCAACGCCCGGATCCTGCTCGTCGACGCCGACCTGCGCCGGCCGTCCGTGCACCGGTACCTCGGCATCGAGGGCGCCGTGGGCCTGACGACCGTGCTCATCGGGGAGGCCACCGCCGAGGAGGTCATCCAGCCCTGGGGGGACGGGTCGCTCGACGTGCTGCCCGCGGGCCAGATCCCGCCGAACCCGAGCGAGCTGCTCGACTCCCCCGCGATGGCCCGCCTGCTGCAGCGGCTGTCGCTGCGCTACGACGTCATCCTGCTCGACTCCGCGCCGCTGCTGCCCGTGACCGACGCGGCCGTGCTGTCGCGGCTCACCGACGGCGCACTCGTCGTCGTCGGCTGCCGGGCCGTGCACCGCAACCAGCTCGCCGACGCGCTCGCCTCGCTCGAGGCCGTCGACGCGCGCGTGCTCGGTCTGCTGCTCAACCAGGTCTCCGCGAAGGCGTCCGGGTCGATCCTCACGTACGGCTCGACGCCGCAGGCGACGGCCCGCGCGTGGTCCCTGCCGGGACGCCCGAACCGCCGGGGTGCCCGCGCGGACGGCTCGGCCGCACGTCCGGGCGCACCCACGGCACCCGCGCAGCCCCCGGTCGCGCCTGTACCCGCCGCCCGCACGGAGGACGTCCCGCAGCCGCGGCCCGTGGTGCTCGCGTCCGCCGACGAGCGGCTGCTCCCGGGCCGCGAGCTGTCCGGCCTCGACGACCTCGAGCTGCCGGAACCCCGACCGCACGTGCAGGAGCGCGGCGCGCACGCGTCCTGGCTGTGA
- a CDS encoding glycosyltransferase produces the protein MTLVLESFPRPRRTTNPYLTQLLAELPPDVPTRTFEWRTALLGRYDVFHVHWPEKLLRGTSRAKTAARFVTTGLLLARLALTRTAVVRTLHNVDPHEAGGRLERAVLRRVDRLTTVFVRLNGTTPLPADARPGTPLVTIPHPHYRDWYASCPRGRARPGRVLFFGLVRPYKGVEELVQAFRDLPGDSLELRVVGSPETPALRRTVEELAAADPRVGLRLEYVDDDTLAEEVGAASLVVLPYRRLHNSGAALLALSLDRPVLVPAGATSAELAAEVGDAWVSTFEGTVTPADLRAALDRAAALDLGTDHPDLSARDWASVAAAHADVFRTARRLARAPRRARRAREHDSSPDTPGQGHPVRATVGEHTSVGVTGSKESSR, from the coding sequence ATGACCCTCGTCCTCGAGTCGTTCCCGCGACCGCGGCGCACCACCAACCCGTACCTCACCCAGCTGCTCGCCGAGCTGCCGCCCGACGTCCCGACGCGGACGTTCGAGTGGCGCACCGCGCTGCTGGGCCGCTACGACGTGTTCCACGTGCACTGGCCGGAGAAGCTGCTGCGCGGCACGTCGCGGGCCAAGACCGCCGCGCGGTTCGTCACCACGGGCCTCCTGCTGGCCCGGCTGGCCCTGACGCGCACCGCCGTCGTGCGCACCCTGCACAACGTCGACCCGCACGAGGCCGGCGGCCGGCTGGAACGTGCCGTGCTGCGCCGCGTCGACCGGCTCACCACGGTGTTCGTCCGGCTCAACGGGACCACGCCGCTGCCCGCCGACGCCCGGCCCGGCACACCGCTCGTGACGATCCCCCACCCGCACTACCGCGACTGGTACGCGTCCTGCCCCCGCGGCAGGGCCCGCCCCGGGCGCGTGCTGTTCTTCGGGCTCGTGCGGCCCTACAAGGGCGTCGAGGAGCTCGTGCAGGCCTTCCGCGACCTGCCGGGCGACTCGCTCGAGCTGCGCGTCGTCGGCAGCCCCGAGACACCCGCGCTGCGCCGGACCGTCGAGGAGCTCGCCGCCGCCGACCCGCGTGTCGGCCTGCGGCTGGAGTACGTCGACGACGACACCCTGGCCGAGGAGGTCGGCGCCGCGTCGCTCGTCGTCCTGCCCTACCGGCGCCTGCACAACTCCGGCGCGGCCCTGCTCGCGCTCTCGCTCGACCGCCCCGTGCTCGTGCCGGCGGGGGCGACCTCCGCCGAGCTGGCCGCCGAGGTCGGCGACGCGTGGGTCTCGACGTTCGAGGGCACCGTCACCCCCGCCGACCTGCGCGCCGCGCTCGACCGGGCGGCGGCGCTCGACCTCGGCACGGACCACCCGGACCTGTCGGCGCGCGACTGGGCCTCCGTCGCCGCCGCGCACGCCGACGTCTTCCGCACCGCCCGCCGCCTCGCCCGCGCCCCGCGGCGGGCCCGCCGCGCACGCGAGCACGACTCGTCGCCCGACACCCCTGGTCAGGGGCACCCCGTCCGTGCCACGGTCGGGGAGCACACGTCCGTCGGCGTCACCGGCTCGAAGGAGTCCTCCCGATGA
- a CDS encoding glycosyltransferase family 4 protein codes for MTVSPPAARGSRQTTRTSVEVVFRAERDVASWEARHARGEVPGRWPYGLDLLARPGVDLRTVSLPEPTRADRVRSLVRATVHRPRGHGDVGIAWDENLARRMLVLSPHARMFAGTIWLTDALEIDPSADRVRHALDVLRRMDGVFVNSRAQVEPLQAALGRSGPPVSFFTFGVDHEFFAAQPPAATPLVVSVGGDRDRDPTTLFAALSRVHEARPDVEIVVQNASDVPAPAGVTKIPRLTHAELRDLYARASVVALATRPNLHMSGLTVSLESMSTGRPVVLTATPGHEDYHRDGETALLVPPQEPAELADRVIGLLDAPDDAAALGRRARQAVEDRFTSAHLADGMAQAVGLD; via the coding sequence ATGACCGTCAGCCCTCCCGCGGCACGCGGCAGCCGGCAGACCACCCGCACGTCCGTCGAGGTCGTCTTCCGGGCGGAGCGCGACGTCGCGTCGTGGGAGGCGCGGCACGCGCGCGGAGAGGTCCCCGGGCGGTGGCCCTACGGGCTCGACCTGCTCGCGCGTCCCGGCGTCGACCTGCGCACCGTGAGCCTGCCCGAGCCGACCCGCGCCGACCGCGTGCGCTCGCTCGTGCGCGCCACCGTCCACCGGCCGCGCGGGCACGGCGACGTCGGCATCGCGTGGGACGAGAACCTCGCGCGCCGGATGCTCGTCCTGTCGCCGCACGCACGCATGTTCGCGGGCACGATCTGGCTGACGGACGCGCTCGAGATCGACCCGTCGGCGGACCGCGTCCGGCACGCGCTCGACGTGCTGCGCCGCATGGACGGCGTGTTCGTCAACAGCCGCGCGCAGGTCGAGCCGCTGCAGGCCGCGCTCGGGCGGTCCGGCCCCCCGGTGTCGTTCTTCACGTTCGGCGTCGACCACGAGTTCTTCGCCGCGCAGCCGCCCGCCGCGACGCCGCTCGTCGTGAGCGTCGGCGGCGACCGCGACCGCGACCCGACCACGCTGTTCGCCGCCCTGTCGCGCGTGCACGAGGCCCGCCCCGACGTCGAGATCGTCGTGCAGAACGCGTCCGACGTGCCCGCCCCCGCGGGGGTCACGAAGATCCCGCGGCTCACGCACGCCGAGCTGCGCGACCTGTACGCGCGCGCGAGCGTCGTCGCGCTCGCCACGCGGCCCAACCTGCACATGTCGGGGCTGACGGTGTCCCTGGAGTCGATGTCGACCGGGCGGCCCGTGGTGCTCACCGCGACGCCCGGGCACGAGGACTACCACCGCGACGGCGAGACCGCGCTGCTCGTCCCGCCGCAGGAGCCCGCCGAGCTCGCGGACCGCGTGATCGGGCTGCTCGACGCCCCCGACGACGCCGCGGCCCTCGGCCGCCGCGCACGGCAGGCGGTCGAGGACCGGTTCACCTCGGCGCACCTCGCCGACGGGATGGCGCAGGCGGTCGGGCTGGACTGA
- a CDS encoding flippase: MTRGQPVKDRTTATGGTARSMTITLVGNLFPPVVALASGPILAQSLGVDGRGAVAAATAPLGLAIALMTFGVPEAVSYAVARHPRLVRTAARNGALIVVLAGLLATAAVFAAREWLSGGDPEIRHLMAVASLAVLPTLLLGVLRGIASGLQRWAMVAWEKVLASALRLAVLVPLWLTDHLTPFTATVVLAVMPVMGALAYVTLPRRLPPGEPDTEHLASTRALTGYGLRLWIGTISGILLSRVDQTIMTPLSSAYQLGLYVVAVNVSELPLVIHRAVRDVTFVTDAHRSEDSRLAAAARISTLICTVVAIGLGATMAWWLPLLFGAEFGPAVPIAWLLLVAVVVSTPGSIAGAGLSARGRPGLRSIALVIACVLNIGLLVLLVPTYGAMGAAWATLLGYVVSSGLNQLFLRRLFGVSMLSFYGVRRSDLTILRAYAGSVAGALTRRGRR, from the coding sequence GTGACACGGGGGCAGCCGGTGAAGGACCGCACGACCGCCACGGGCGGGACCGCCCGCAGCATGACGATCACGCTGGTCGGGAACCTGTTCCCGCCCGTGGTCGCGCTCGCGAGCGGACCGATCCTCGCGCAGTCCCTCGGCGTCGACGGCCGCGGTGCCGTCGCGGCGGCGACCGCGCCGCTGGGCCTGGCGATCGCGCTCATGACGTTCGGCGTCCCGGAGGCCGTCTCCTACGCGGTCGCGCGGCACCCGCGGCTGGTCCGGACGGCGGCCCGCAACGGCGCGCTCATCGTCGTCCTCGCGGGCCTGCTGGCGACCGCGGCGGTGTTCGCGGCACGCGAGTGGCTGTCGGGCGGCGACCCGGAGATCCGCCACCTCATGGCGGTCGCGTCGCTCGCGGTCCTGCCGACGCTGCTGCTGGGCGTCCTGCGGGGCATCGCGTCGGGGCTGCAGCGCTGGGCGATGGTCGCGTGGGAGAAGGTCCTCGCCTCCGCCCTGCGGCTCGCGGTCCTCGTGCCGCTGTGGCTCACGGACCACCTGACGCCGTTCACCGCGACCGTCGTGCTGGCCGTCATGCCGGTGATGGGCGCCCTGGCGTACGTGACGCTGCCGCGCCGCCTGCCGCCCGGCGAGCCGGACACCGAGCACCTCGCCTCGACGCGGGCGCTCACCGGGTACGGCCTGCGCCTGTGGATCGGCACGATCTCGGGGATCCTGCTCTCGCGCGTCGACCAGACGATCATGACGCCGCTGAGCAGCGCCTACCAGCTCGGCCTCTACGTCGTCGCGGTCAACGTGAGCGAGCTGCCGCTCGTGATCCACCGCGCGGTGCGCGACGTGACGTTCGTGACCGACGCGCACCGCAGCGAGGACTCCCGCCTCGCGGCCGCGGCCCGCATCTCGACGCTCATCTGCACGGTCGTGGCGATCGGGCTGGGCGCCACGATGGCGTGGTGGCTGCCGCTGCTGTTCGGCGCCGAGTTCGGGCCCGCGGTGCCGATCGCGTGGCTGCTGCTCGTGGCGGTCGTCGTGAGCACCCCCGGCTCCATCGCGGGCGCGGGGCTCAGCGCCCGCGGCCGGCCGGGCCTGCGCAGCATCGCCCTGGTGATCGCGTGCGTGCTCAACATCGGCCTGCTCGTGCTGCTGGTGCCGACGTACGGGGCCATGGGCGCGGCGTGGGCGACGCTGCTCGGCTACGTCGTCTCGTCGGGCCTCAACCAGCTGTTCCTGCGCCGCCTGTTCGGTGTCTCGATGCTGTCGTTCTACGGCGTGCGCCGCTCCGACCTGACGATCCTGCGGGCGTACGCGGGCTCGGTCGCGGGCGCGCTGACGCGCCGTGGGCGTCGCTGA